The Acetivibrio saccincola genome window below encodes:
- a CDS encoding TrmH family RNA methyltransferase: protein MTEKIKKYNKNSNYSYALGAFPTFELIKSKPDALFKVIVSTSFVDNDNYLKILEYCKNLNVEVQVNDKLINRLSPKDNCYVIGLFKKYTSSLDENKSHVVLVNPGNMGNLGTIIRTILGFEIDNLAIISPGVDIYDPKVVRASMGAVFNVNFQYFDSFEDYLNFFKHHEVFTFMLDGKYSLQDFNGYGKPLYSLVFGNESSGLGDEFQNYGKSIRINHSEKIDSLNLPVSIGIALYQFSKDKFCGCKEK, encoded by the coding sequence ATGACGGAAAAAATAAAAAAATATAATAAAAACTCAAATTATTCTTATGCTTTAGGGGCATTTCCCACTTTTGAATTGATTAAATCCAAGCCTGATGCATTATTTAAAGTTATAGTAAGCACAAGTTTTGTTGATAATGACAACTATTTAAAAATACTTGAATACTGTAAAAATCTTAATGTTGAAGTACAGGTTAATGATAAGCTGATAAACCGTTTAAGTCCTAAGGACAATTGCTATGTCATAGGACTGTTTAAAAAGTATACTTCAAGCCTTGATGAAAATAAGTCCCATGTTGTGCTGGTAAATCCAGGAAATATGGGAAATCTAGGGACTATTATAAGAACCATTTTAGGCTTTGAAATAGATAATTTAGCAATTATAAGCCCTGGTGTTGATATTTATGACCCAAAGGTGGTAAGGGCTTCAATGGGGGCGGTGTTTAATGTTAATTTCCAATACTTTGATTCCTTTGAAGACTATTTAAACTTTTTTAAGCATCATGAGGTATTTACATTTATGTTAGACGGCAAGTACAGTTTGCAGGATTTTAACGGGTATGGTAAACCGTTATATTCTCTGGTTTTTGGAAATGAATCATCGGGTTTAGGTGATGAATTTCAAAATTATGGTAAAAGCATAAGGATAAATCATTCTGAAAAAATAGACTCACTAAACTTGCCTGTATCAATAGGAATTGCACTGTATCAGTTTTCTAAAGACAAATTTTGCGGTTGCAAAGAAAAATAA
- a CDS encoding sugar phosphate isomerase/epimerase family protein, with product MKVSFSTLGCPEWSWAEITAMAKDLGFNGIEIRGVGKELYAPKIKEFLPENIEGTKKKLEEMGLSIPCFTSSSCLFDESNIETNMEEAKEYIDTASAIGTKYVRVLGDGQAEPKEDISLDFLADSLIKLADYAKEKNVIVLVETNGVLSDSLKMSELMKKVSSANIAVLWDVHHPYRFMNEPVEETYSRLKDFIKHVHIKDSVMEEGAVKYKMTGHGDVPVKEAIKLLMENNFEGYISYEWVKRWCDELEDPGVAFSQFINYIKGIIR from the coding sequence TTGAAAGTATCATTTTCCACCCTTGGATGTCCTGAATGGAGTTGGGCAGAAATAACGGCAATGGCAAAGGATTTGGGTTTTAACGGCATAGAGATACGGGGAGTGGGGAAAGAGCTTTATGCCCCGAAAATCAAGGAGTTTTTGCCGGAAAATATAGAGGGGACAAAGAAAAAGCTAGAAGAGATGGGTTTGAGTATACCATGCTTTACTTCTTCCAGCTGCTTATTTGATGAGTCAAATATTGAGACCAATATGGAGGAAGCAAAGGAATATATTGATACAGCTTCTGCAATTGGTACAAAATACGTGCGTGTACTAGGGGATGGGCAGGCTGAGCCAAAAGAGGATATTTCCCTAGACTTTTTGGCAGATTCCCTTATAAAGCTTGCAGATTATGCAAAAGAGAAGAATGTTATTGTATTGGTTGAAACCAACGGAGTGCTTTCAGATTCTTTGAAAATGTCAGAACTTATGAAAAAAGTCAGCAGTGCCAATATAGCAGTACTGTGGGATGTACACCATCCTTACCGTTTTATGAATGAACCTGTTGAAGAAACTTATTCAAGGCTGAAGGATTTTATTAAACATGTGCACATAAAAGACTCTGTCATGGAAGAGGGAGCGGTGAAATATAAAATGACAGGTCATGGGGATGTTCCTGTAAAAGAAGCTATTAAGCTTCTTATGGAAAATAATTTTGAAGGATACATCTCCTATGAATGGGTAAAGCGCTGGTGTGATGAATTAGAAGACCCAGGAGTGGCTTTTTCCCAGTTTATAAATTATATTAAAGGCATAATTAGATAG
- a CDS encoding AMP-binding protein yields MKELIKKTVGDLLDGMAEKYPDHEAVVYTDHNFRKTYSQFRDICNQVAKGLMAMGVKKGDHVAVWATNYPEWLISIFATAKIGAVLVTVNTNYKNFEVEYLLRQSDSTTLILIDGYKDADYVGIINELCPELKDSEPGKLDSPNLPMLKNVIYIGDKEHPGMLNWNKLYELAETISDEELEAAQADIDVHDVVNMQYTSGTTGFPKGVMLTHFNIVNNGKSIGDCMNLTHEDRLCIPVPFFHCFGLVLGIMACVTHGTTIVALDHFHPVRVMEALQNEECTGVHGVPTMFISMLEHPDFKKFKFPRLRTGIMAGSPCPVKVMKQVVEEMGASEITIAYGLTEASPVCTQTRVDDSIERRVSTVGRPLPFIEVKIVDPETKEDLPPNTQGELVVRGYNVMKGYYKMPEATANAIDEDGWLHTGDLAVMDEEGYFKITGRAKDMIIRGGENIYPKEIEEFLYTHPAVKDVQVIGVPSKKYGEEVMAYIILKDGKTATEDEIKEFVKDNMARHKVPSYVRFIDEYPITASGKIQKYKLREMAIEELKLHDEANIETA; encoded by the coding sequence ATGAAGGAGTTAATAAAAAAAACAGTGGGAGATTTACTGGACGGGATGGCAGAGAAGTATCCTGACCATGAAGCGGTGGTTTACACAGACCATAATTTTAGGAAAACATATTCACAGTTTAGGGATATATGCAACCAGGTGGCAAAAGGGCTTATGGCAATGGGGGTAAAAAAAGGCGACCATGTAGCCGTGTGGGCAACAAATTATCCTGAATGGCTTATTTCCATATTTGCCACTGCCAAAATAGGTGCTGTACTTGTTACGGTAAATACAAACTATAAAAACTTTGAAGTAGAATACCTTCTCAGACAGTCGGACTCAACTACATTGATTCTTATAGATGGTTATAAGGATGCAGATTATGTGGGAATAATTAATGAGCTGTGTCCTGAGCTTAAAGATTCTGAACCGGGGAAGCTTGATTCTCCTAATCTTCCAATGCTTAAAAATGTAATATACATTGGAGATAAAGAACACCCGGGGATGCTTAATTGGAACAAACTGTATGAACTGGCAGAGACAATATCAGATGAAGAATTAGAAGCCGCACAGGCAGATATTGATGTGCATGATGTTGTTAATATGCAGTATACATCAGGAACCACAGGATTCCCTAAAGGTGTAATGCTGACCCATTTCAATATTGTCAATAATGGAAAAAGCATAGGTGACTGTATGAATCTTACCCACGAGGACAGGCTGTGTATACCGGTGCCGTTTTTCCACTGCTTTGGACTGGTGCTTGGGATAATGGCATGTGTTACCCACGGTACTACAATAGTGGCTCTTGACCACTTCCATCCCGTAAGGGTAATGGAAGCCCTTCAAAATGAAGAGTGTACAGGGGTACACGGCGTTCCTACAATGTTTATTTCCATGCTGGAGCATCCGGATTTTAAAAAGTTTAAATTCCCTAGACTAAGAACCGGTATCATGGCAGGTTCCCCTTGCCCTGTAAAGGTTATGAAACAGGTGGTTGAAGAGATGGGAGCCAGTGAAATAACCATTGCCTACGGTCTTACAGAAGCTTCACCCGTTTGTACCCAGACAAGGGTTGATGACAGTATAGAAAGAAGGGTTTCAACTGTTGGAAGACCTTTGCCTTTTATTGAAGTAAAAATAGTGGATCCTGAAACTAAAGAAGATTTGCCACCTAATACACAGGGTGAGTTGGTTGTAAGGGGCTACAATGTTATGAAGGGCTATTATAAAATGCCGGAGGCAACGGCAAATGCCATAGATGAGGATGGATGGCTTCACACAGGGGATTTGGCAGTTATGGACGAAGAAGGCTATTTCAAAATTACCGGTCGTGCTAAAGACATGATAATAAGAGGCGGTGAAAATATCTATCCTAAGGAAATTGAGGAGTTTCTCTATACCCACCCTGCTGTAAAAGATGTACAGGTTATAGGTGTGCCCAGCAAAAAGTATGGGGAAGAGGTAATGGCGTATATTATATTGAAGGACGGTAAAACAGCTACTGAAGATGAGATTAAGGAATTTGTTAAAGATAATATGGCAAGGCATAAGGTTCCTTCTTATGTGAGATTTATAGATGAGTATCCAATAACTGCCAGCGGAAAGATTCAGAAGTATAAGTTAAGGGAAATGGCAATTGAAGAGCTTAAGCTTCATGATGAGGCAAATATAGAAACAGCGTAA
- a CDS encoding NAD-dependent protein deacylase, whose product MYEDFKAMVNECDNIVFFGGAGVSTESGIPDFRSADTGIYSEKNNYEYPPEVILSHTFFMEHTEKFYEFYKSKMIYKDAKANNAHKALARLEEEGKLKAVVTQNVDGLHQMAGSKNVIELHGTIHKNYCLNCSEAFDLDYVLNSPEIVPKCNKCNGIIKPYVVLYEEPLDSYTIEEAVKYIKNAQMLIIGGTSLAVYPAAGLVQYYRGDKLVLINKSATPYDKNANLVINDSIGKVLGSLFED is encoded by the coding sequence ATGTATGAAGATTTTAAGGCTATGGTTAATGAATGTGACAATATAGTTTTTTTTGGCGGTGCAGGAGTGTCAACGGAAAGCGGTATACCTGATTTCAGGTCAGCAGATACCGGAATATACAGTGAAAAAAATAATTATGAATATCCGCCGGAAGTTATACTCAGCCACACTTTTTTTATGGAGCATACTGAGAAGTTTTATGAGTTTTATAAAAGCAAAATGATTTATAAAGATGCAAAGGCAAATAACGCTCATAAAGCACTGGCAAGACTTGAGGAAGAGGGGAAGCTGAAAGCGGTGGTAACCCAGAATGTTGACGGGCTGCACCAAATGGCAGGATCTAAAAATGTTATTGAGCTTCACGGGACTATTCATAAAAATTACTGTCTTAACTGTTCTGAGGCTTTTGACTTAGACTATGTCTTAAACAGTCCTGAAATTGTTCCAAAATGCAATAAGTGTAACGGCATTATAAAGCCCTATGTGGTTTTGTATGAAGAGCCCCTTGACTCATATACAATTGAAGAAGCTGTAAAATACATAAAAAATGCCCAGATGCTTATTATAGGGGGGACTTCCCTGGCAGTTTATCCTGCTGCAGGTTTAGTTCAATATTACCGGGGGGATAAGCTGGTTCTTATAAATAAGTCTGCCACACCCTATGACAAGAATGCCAATTTAGTAATAAACGACAGTATAGGAAAAGTGTTGGGCAGTTTATTTGAAGATTAA
- a CDS encoding helix-turn-helix domain-containing protein, translating into MSEQLKQMAERIKTLRELAEVSVETLANDIGISAEDLRKYESGNEDIPVSVLFSIANRFNVELSALLTGESPRLHNYLVVRNGKGLKVERRKEYDYQSLAYNFANKKAEPFLVTVTPDTEETPVNYNSHAGQEFNYILEGTVKIFINNHEIILNEGDSIYFDSGNKHAMKALNGKTAKFLAIIL; encoded by the coding sequence ATGTCTGAACAACTAAAGCAAATGGCAGAAAGGATAAAAACCCTTAGGGAACTTGCTGAGGTGTCTGTTGAAACTCTTGCAAATGACATTGGTATATCTGCAGAGGACCTTAGAAAGTATGAAAGCGGCAATGAAGACATACCGGTAAGTGTTCTTTTCAGCATTGCAAACAGGTTCAATGTTGAGCTTTCGGCTCTTTTGACAGGAGAAAGCCCAAGGCTCCACAATTACCTAGTTGTGAGAAATGGAAAAGGCCTTAAAGTAGAGAGAAGAAAAGAATACGACTATCAAAGCCTTGCCTACAATTTTGCCAACAAAAAGGCAGAACCTTTTTTAGTAACAGTAACCCCTGACACGGAAGAAACCCCTGTAAACTATAATTCCCATGCAGGACAGGAGTTTAACTATATATTAGAGGGTACTGTTAAAATCTTCATAAATAATCATGAAATAATCCTCAATGAAGGGGATTCAATATATTTTGATTCAGGAAACAAACATGCCATGAAAGCTTTAAATGGCAAAACTGCCAAATTTCTTGCAATAATTTTATAG
- a CDS encoding pectate lyase family protein — MLKSAKIISSVFVFFMLFSFIVKANPDGIYGDLNGDNIVDSRDITLLGRYILEIYEFDDKQLKYADLNLDNRVDSIDYNIMKRYLLEIIKTLPVGEVTPTPTETPTPMPTQTPTPTQTPTPTQTQTPTPTQTPTFPPVQSIADGFAEGTTGGEGGAVVTVKNASELRNAAGSSSKMVIIVDGYIDLGSSELSVASNKTIQGKDSNSTIKGCISIKRVNNVIIRNLNITNPNGAGTGDGIEISGSTKVFVTKCTFYDCADGSLDIVRASDFVTVSWCRFRYINQREHNFVNLIGNSDSASNDAGKLHVTMHHNWYDTGCDQRMPRVRFGKVHVYNNYFGCPGALYNIGVGVHSQILVENNYFENQKNAWRNYSNNSSDQGKIHWNNGNVFINTAIPSWAPNSYVFTPPYAYSMDPGNNVKNIVTAGAGNR; from the coding sequence ATGTTAAAAAGTGCAAAAATTATAAGCAGTGTATTTGTCTTTTTTATGCTTTTTTCGTTTATTGTTAAGGCTAATCCTGACGGCATTTATGGTGATTTAAACGGGGATAATATAGTGGATTCAAGGGATATTACACTATTGGGAAGATATATACTTGAAATTTATGAATTTGATGACAAGCAGCTAAAATATGCAGATTTAAACCTTGATAACAGAGTGGATTCCATTGACTATAATATAATGAAAAGATACTTATTGGAAATTATCAAAACTTTACCTGTCGGGGAAGTAACCCCAACACCAACTGAGACGCCAACACCAATGCCAACGCAAACTCCAACTCCAACACAAACACCAACACCAACACAAACACAAACACCAACACCTACGCAAACTCCAACTTTTCCGCCTGTGCAAAGCATTGCTGACGGGTTTGCAGAAGGAACAACAGGCGGAGAAGGCGGGGCTGTAGTTACCGTTAAAAATGCATCAGAGCTTAGAAATGCTGCAGGTTCATCATCAAAAATGGTTATAATTGTTGATGGCTATATAGATTTAGGTTCCTCAGAACTTAGTGTAGCTTCAAATAAAACAATACAGGGTAAAGATTCAAACAGCACCATTAAAGGCTGTATTTCAATTAAAAGAGTTAACAATGTAATTATAAGAAATCTCAATATAACAAATCCTAATGGTGCAGGAACAGGTGATGGTATAGAAATTTCAGGAAGTACCAAGGTTTTTGTAACTAAATGTACTTTTTATGATTGTGCAGACGGCTCTTTAGATATAGTAAGGGCATCGGATTTTGTTACCGTTTCCTGGTGCAGGTTTAGGTACATCAACCAAAGAGAGCATAATTTTGTAAACCTTATAGGAAACAGTGACAGTGCTTCAAATGATGCAGGAAAGCTTCATGTAACCATGCATCATAATTGGTACGACACCGGCTGTGACCAAAGAATGCCTAGGGTTCGCTTTGGAAAGGTACATGTTTACAATAATTACTTTGGCTGTCCGGGTGCCCTTTACAATATTGGTGTAGGTGTTCACAGCCAGATACTTGTTGAAAACAACTATTTTGAAAATCAAAAAAATGCCTGGAGAAATTACAGCAATAACAGCAGTGATCAAGGGAAAATTCACTGGAATAACGGAAATGTATTTATAAATACCGCCATTCCTTCGTGGGCTCCAAATTCCTATGTTTTTACTCCCCCATATGCTTATAGTATGGATCCGGGCAATAACGTAAAAAACATTGTTACTGCCGGTGCAGGCAACAGGTAA
- a CDS encoding substrate-binding domain-containing protein, whose product MTDNKAGMKSLVKHLVEDHNYKRIMFVTGPENNCEAMERYEGYLEVLKENNIPVDENIIFNGNFNSHTGYRIMKEVILNDIRYDAAVFLNDDMALGALKAIDDLSQKHEIDTFLFKETFEVPKKSILLYAFKDGERVEIKEDEKVFDTKRLVPESFIPKDRRFYYLINPLYFEEDNFGFLCFELVNDDIIHFESLWAQISNILNGALILMEKDKIKK is encoded by the coding sequence TTGACAGACAATAAAGCAGGAATGAAAAGCCTTGTAAAGCATTTAGTTGAGGATCACAATTATAAAAGGATTATGTTTGTAACAGGACCTGAAAATAATTGTGAAGCGATGGAAAGATACGAGGGCTACTTAGAAGTATTAAAGGAAAATAACATTCCTGTAGATGAGAATATTATATTTAATGGAAATTTCAACTCACATACAGGATATAGAATTATGAAAGAAGTAATTTTAAATGATATCCGGTATGATGCAGCTGTTTTTTTAAATGACGATATGGCATTAGGTGCACTGAAGGCAATTGATGATTTATCCCAAAAGCACGAAATAGATACTTTTTTATTTAAAGAAACCTTTGAAGTTCCTAAAAAGTCTATTCTTTTATATGCTTTCAAAGACGGAGAAAGGGTGGAAATAAAGGAAGATGAAAAGGTTTTTGACACAAAAAGATTAGTGCCTGAATCCTTTATTCCAAAAGACAGAAGATTTTATTATCTGATAAACCCACTGTATTTTGAAGAAGATAATTTTGGTTTTTTGTGCTTTGAGCTGGTAAATGATGACATTATACATTTTGAATCATTATGGGCCCAAATCAGCAATATTTTAAATGGTGCACTTATTTTAATGGAAAAAGACAAGATAAAAAAGTAA
- a CDS encoding sensor histidine kinase translates to MGPNQQYFKWCTYFNGKRQDKKVKINSNNNKKLSKLKLSINTEVDDKTKVSGDIISLVKVIDNILINAVESYREDDENAYKADFYVCRREDSIIIKIRNYGDKMLPAVKDKIFKHMVTSKGKKGTGLSLLLSYSTIKAKFGGEMWFEDGKEKGSVFYISIPIRKL, encoded by the coding sequence ATGGGCCCAAATCAGCAATATTTTAAATGGTGCACTTATTTTAATGGAAAAAGACAAGATAAAAAAGTAAAAATCAATTCAAATAACAACAAGAAACTTTCAAAGTTAAAATTAAGTATCAATACAGAGGTTGATGACAAAACAAAGGTATCAGGCGACATAATAAGTTTAGTAAAAGTAATTGACAATATTTTAATAAATGCAGTTGAATCATACAGGGAAGATGATGAGAATGCATATAAAGCTGATTTTTATGTATGCCGGAGGGAAGATTCCATTATAATAAAAATAAGGAATTATGGTGACAAAATGCTGCCGGCGGTTAAAGATAAAATTTTTAAACACATGGTTACTTCTAAAGGGAAAAAGGGTACAGGGCTGAGCCTTCTTCTGTCTTACTCTACCATAAAGGCCAAATTTGGCGGGGAAATGTGGTTTGAAGATGGCAAAGAAAAGGGAAGTGTGTTTTATATATCCATACCTATTAGAAAACTGTAA
- a CDS encoding AMP-binding protein, with protein sequence MLSKYVSQVNFNSYDEFIKSFEVRVPDNFNFAYDVVDEIARTTPDKVAIVWCNDKGEEAVFTFGQLKYYSDKAANFFKSVGIKKGDPVMLILKRRYEFWFCILALHKLGAVCIPATHLLTAKDIVYRNNAADIKMIVTVNEEDVIKHVEDAQKESPTLKFKALVGGSREGWYDFNSELEKADENFVRPTGEEATKNSDTSLIYFTSGTTGMPKMVQHDFTYPLGHILTAKYWQNVQEDGLHLTVADTGWAKAVWGKIYGQWTAGSAVFVYDYDKFVPKELLEVIVKYGVTTFCAPPTIYRFFIKEDLTKYDFSKLKYCVVAGEPLNPEVYNQFYKATGLKLMEGYGQTECTVALATYSWMDPKPGSMGKPSPGYDIDIVDENGNSCDVGEEGQIVIRTDKRIPPGMFNGYYRDEELTKKVWNNGIYYTGDMAWRDEDGYFWFVGRADDVIKSSGYRIGPFEVESALLEHPAVLECAITAVPDPIRGQIVKATVVLAKGYTAGDDLAKELQEHVKTVTAPYKYPRIIEFVDELPKTISGKIRRVEIREQDSK encoded by the coding sequence ATGTTAAGTAAATATGTTTCACAGGTTAATTTTAATTCTTATGATGAATTTATCAAATCCTTTGAAGTTCGCGTACCGGACAATTTTAACTTTGCTTACGATGTGGTGGACGAAATTGCACGCACCACACCTGATAAAGTGGCAATAGTCTGGTGCAATGATAAAGGGGAGGAAGCCGTTTTTACATTTGGTCAGCTAAAATACTACAGCGACAAGGCGGCAAACTTCTTTAAAAGTGTGGGAATTAAAAAAGGCGATCCTGTAATGCTTATTTTAAAAAGAAGGTATGAATTCTGGTTCTGCATACTTGCCCTCCACAAATTAGGGGCTGTCTGCATACCTGCCACACACCTTCTTACCGCCAAAGACATTGTCTACAGAAACAATGCTGCTGATATCAAGATGATAGTCACTGTCAATGAAGAAGATGTTATAAAGCATGTTGAAGATGCACAAAAAGAATCACCAACATTAAAATTTAAAGCACTGGTTGGAGGCAGCCGTGAAGGCTGGTACGATTTTAATTCCGAACTGGAAAAAGCTGATGAAAATTTTGTAAGACCAACCGGGGAGGAAGCAACAAAAAACAGCGATACCTCTTTAATTTATTTTACTTCCGGGACAACAGGTATGCCTAAAATGGTACAGCATGATTTTACTTATCCTTTAGGACATATTCTAACTGCAAAGTACTGGCAGAATGTACAGGAAGATGGCTTGCACCTTACTGTGGCTGACACAGGATGGGCTAAAGCCGTATGGGGTAAAATATACGGTCAGTGGACTGCAGGAAGTGCTGTTTTTGTCTATGACTACGATAAATTTGTCCCAAAGGAGCTTTTAGAAGTCATAGTTAAATACGGTGTTACAACTTTCTGTGCACCACCTACAATATATAGGTTCTTTATAAAAGAAGATTTGACCAAATATGATTTCAGTAAACTTAAATACTGTGTAGTTGCAGGGGAACCCCTAAACCCTGAAGTTTACAATCAGTTCTATAAAGCTACAGGATTAAAACTAATGGAAGGTTATGGTCAAACTGAATGTACCGTTGCCCTTGCCACTTACTCCTGGATGGATCCTAAACCGGGTTCAATGGGTAAGCCTTCACCTGGATACGACATAGATATAGTTGATGAAAACGGAAATTCCTGTGATGTGGGCGAGGAAGGACAGATAGTAATACGCACAGACAAGAGAATACCTCCTGGTATGTTTAACGGCTACTATCGGGATGAAGAGCTTACAAAAAAGGTCTGGAACAACGGGATTTACTACACCGGCGATATGGCATGGCGTGATGAAGACGGGTATTTTTGGTTTGTTGGAAGAGCCGATGATGTTATAAAAAGCTCCGGCTACAGAATCGGGCCTTTTGAAGTGGAAAGTGCTCTTTTAGAACACCCGGCTGTCCTTGAATGCGCCATAACAGCAGTACCTGACCCCATAAGAGGCCAGATTGTTAAAGCCACAGTGGTGCTGGCAAAAGGCTATACAGCAGGTGATGACCTGGCTAAAGAGCTTCAGGAACATGTAAAAACAGTAACAGCACCATACAAATACCCACGAATAATTGAATTTGTAGATGAACTTCCTAAAACTATAAGCGGAAAGATACGAAGGGTTGAAATAAGGGAACAGGATAGTAAATAA
- a CDS encoding amidohydrolase family protein, whose protein sequence is MFENIKTVDGHVHTFSSDEIAKKIIKSFNKVYSIDFNVPGEGTIEDLIQGMNLTGIDYSVMANFAPPKILDSNNMWTIEMSKLNQCLIPLVSFHPDMGEDILPLLEKYISEGAKGIKFHNMAQGFMPTHPALEPLYDYCNQIAFPIEFHCGRVSNARLNEFSDVECIIPVIDKYQDIPIILTHMADGNIDDVIKLSKEYENLYFDTSIVISGYPDILETNEPSWLDDDVVVDVINTIGAERLLFGSDYPWGSPSHDFDRIANLDLNYKEKSLILGGNAIRIFGISA, encoded by the coding sequence GTGTTTGAAAATATAAAGACAGTTGACGGACATGTACATACCTTTTCTTCTGACGAAATAGCGAAGAAAATAATAAAATCTTTTAATAAGGTATATTCAATTGATTTTAATGTTCCGGGGGAAGGGACTATAGAAGATTTAATCCAGGGGATGAATTTAACGGGGATTGATTATTCTGTAATGGCAAATTTTGCGCCACCTAAAATTCTTGACTCCAATAATATGTGGACTATAGAAATGTCTAAATTAAACCAATGCCTTATTCCGCTGGTGAGCTTTCACCCGGATATGGGTGAGGACATACTTCCCCTGTTAGAGAAGTATATAAGTGAAGGAGCAAAAGGTATTAAATTTCATAATATGGCTCAAGGGTTTATGCCTACACACCCTGCACTAGAGCCTCTTTATGATTATTGCAACCAGATTGCTTTTCCCATTGAGTTTCACTGTGGGAGAGTTTCAAATGCAAGGCTCAATGAGTTTTCAGATGTTGAATGCATAATCCCGGTAATTGACAAATACCAGGATATACCTATAATACTCACCCATATGGCTGATGGGAATATAGATGATGTAATAAAGCTTTCAAAAGAGTACGAAAATTTGTATTTTGACACATCAATTGTTATAAGCGGCTACCCTGACATATTAGAGACAAATGAGCCCAGCTGGCTTGATGATGATGTGGTTGTTGATGTGATAAACACTATAGGTGCAGAAAGGCTGCTCTTTGGTTCAGACTATCCCTGGGGAAGCCCTAGTCACGATTTTGACAGAATTGCCAATTTAGATTTAAATTATAAAGAAAAAAGCCTTATACTAGGCGGGAATGCAATAAGGATATTTGGGATTTCAGCCTGA
- a CDS encoding nucleoside triphosphate pyrophosphohydrolase: MRSPNYSSLSNTLIRDKMPKYIEKSGKKAIIEKVRETDMIFYLNMKLREETTGYEDERSVEKIADIVEVLYAILDYKGVSLSKFEKVRAKRANQLGKYKERLLLKEIVEEDLSDASSQ, translated from the coding sequence ATGAGGTCACCAAATTACAGTTCACTTTCCAATACCCTTATCAGGGACAAAATGCCTAAATACATAGAGAAAAGCGGCAAAAAAGCAATAATTGAAAAAGTAAGGGAAACTGATATGATTTTTTACTTAAACATGAAATTAAGGGAAGAAACAACAGGATATGAAGATGAAAGAAGCGTAGAAAAAATTGCAGACATCGTTGAAGTACTGTACGCTATTTTAGACTATAAAGGTGTATCCCTCAGTAAATTTGAAAAAGTCCGGGCAAAAAGGGCAAATCAATTAGGGAAATATAAAGAAAGGCTACTTTTAAAAGAAATTGTGGAAGAAGATTTATCTGACGCGTCTTCCCAGTAG
- a CDS encoding ABC transporter ATP-binding protein: MPEDTFVKVKNLKKSYGNVEALKGISFEIKRGEILGIVGPNGAGKSTFFSILATISKANSGDIIVDGKSITKDKQYIKKNIGYVPQEIALYYSLSGWDNLNFWAGIYGLSGKEKRVAVENAISDMNLQDVIKRRVDTYSGGMKRRLNIAIGLLHNPMLIIMDEPLVGVDIISKRKIMDKILKLKLEGRAIVFSSHSTDEVEKLCDRIVLLEEGRVKTCGKLDDILKEYNKDSLEDIFI, translated from the coding sequence ATGCCGGAAGATACATTTGTAAAAGTAAAAAATTTAAAAAAGAGTTATGGAAATGTGGAGGCACTGAAAGGAATAAGTTTTGAAATAAAAAGAGGCGAGATATTAGGCATTGTAGGACCTAACGGAGCCGGAAAATCAACTTTTTTTTCTATTTTAGCCACTATATCAAAAGCCAATAGCGGAGATATTATTGTAGACGGGAAGAGCATAACAAAAGATAAGCAGTATATAAAAAAAAACATAGGGTATGTGCCTCAGGAAATTGCCCTGTATTATAGTTTGAGCGGTTGGGATAATTTGAATTTCTGGGCAGGTATTTACGGGCTTTCCGGAAAGGAAAAGAGAGTGGCTGTGGAAAATGCCATATCTGATATGAATCTTCAAGATGTTATAAAAAGAAGGGTTGATACATATTCAGGAGGCATGAAAAGAAGGCTTAACATTGCCATAGGTCTTCTCCACAATCCTATGCTAATTATTATGGACGAGCCGTTGGTTGGGGTTGATATTATTTCCAAAAGAAAAATAATGGACAAAATCCTGAAACTAAAATTAGAAGGAAGGGCCATTGTGTTTTCCAGCCATAGTACTGATGAGGTTGAAAAGCTGTGTGACCGTATTGTTCTTTTAGAAGAGGGAAGAGTGAAGACATGCGGCAAGTTGGATGATATATTGAAGGAATACAATAAAGATTCTTTGGAAGATATCTTTATTTAA